cctccggcaacttacGGCATATGCCCATtggccttcggagggaaaagctttttctcttcataaagttcgttagccagcacctgctcgctttaaaatggctctgcattagccctttttctaaggctaactgcatagcctgcacttggagcagttctgtcgtcacgggccgctgtgccgctcactgcttaatcccatactcgccgagcagctcttcaatttgtggaaaccgaccctgctgtggtccactgaagcctttgcgtgaatctttgctgtcgacaatattctgcttttgtttccgccagtcccgcacgcacgtttcgggaacttcgaatgaccgcgatgcggcccgatttctgtccgttccggcacacgcgacgacttttcttttagaagcagcattgtggtgcactcgtcgagtttttggagtcggccctaccatgccgtcgatgctaatgtactacaagatgacgaactcctcagcacacgtatgaagtgccgcgcatgggaaacacataggcagaaatgaccgacgcgccatgccgacgcacgtagggggcggccattttgtaagtggcgatggcaatagaatgaccatattcattttttttttcgtactcgattctaacgcacatgcgatttatgaactctcttaatcggaaaaaaggtgcgtgttagattcaagtaattacggtaactttcattattttgaacttcttttaatttgaacaaattttctggcctctttgagtacgaattattcatattcgactgtagtacagtggctcatgagataacctgactagtttgtttcccgaaacacagtatcttaaagcagtactaaatttctgcatgttacataggcatattaaaaatcaagaaatatacaccaaagccacagccacagctttactctgcacagctgcctctgctgcctccacttctccaattgtaccagcaggcagccggggaaggtcagaggggcgctgtgctggctgggcgtgctgaggcacggacaagagccgtacctcgtgcttcagctgtcgcacctcctgcagaacctctctttgttgctgccggatgccaagttggatccgcaggatccgtagcaatagagctgaaacatacaagagtacatacataccatatttactcgcacaatttgcatcctcacataatttgctcaccagtataattagccagcctgctttactacaagaaactttttgctcgcatactttgccctccccaaccagcccgagccaccttgccagcacacacacagacacatttgacttcatgatgctctgatcaggcacatctcttgtcgagcaggcgagtgcagtcttacacaaaatggactgagtacAAGGtaccttcttccatgaacttttatgctttccctagaatatcgaacttgaaaaccgaaacctgtttatgtgtagtccgaaatgcctaaaggtttgcctcctatcttcccacctcttccacggcaagaatgtattcccgagacacagcacagatgttgaacgcgtgcaaggacctgtcacatcaactagatgaggcaggttttcgcactattttttttttttcggtttcgccatctggccattgcgtttttaccgtttcttgtgataggctacaataattatatacgaggcagattgctgttataaagcttaccggagaaaactgaaaccgtgctaccgctaagcacatcagcgtggagttcttcgacatgcaatattcagtatgggagccagcagaagagtgcgttgaataagacttagcatagaagcttgggtgtgttggttagatatcggagggaacacaatgcaatagaagactgggagaaggaatggacacacacacacatgaagggcgacacacacagcgctgtgttggcatcgcgcttccttgtctgcatcttactttacgttgggttcccgacaattattggagagtacttatgttctctggtataaccctgtcatgggaactggtttttgtgagcactgttcggaagaacttcaaggaaatgggggcatttgaacaggcttagcaaacaaatgacaatccgctttgagacagctgtgacagcgcctgcaacatatattcccagttgagcttttaggccagcgattcctactagcttcgcacatgaccagattgacaaaaaaagtacacataatacgcgagtatataccgcatttgactctgtagctttgatgaaccaggcagatacacaaatttatccaaaactccattgattctgttgcaaaattattcaacaaacaaattacgatgttatccatgttactatatgattgtggcactttaccattgcagctttccaggaggcacacatagtgcagcaccactcgcagttaattgtatgcagtaggttgctcacagcaactgactgcatgcaatggtgaacaccttgcatgcttgcaccgctgtttcagcatgctggctgcttcccatacggctatcaattgatgttcacaaaattgggaagatgaagaaagactacacagtgccctctggccaccctatactccaaacctccagccaacaaacaaacaaaagaaacagaagtatgcaaatgaatattattcccaatgcagctggaatggagtgtagttctcaccaattctgtgtgttaagtcaatatggagtgagttaactccataaagtagcttttctcataacagtgttcactctattgtaacacaagaagtgacttcatagcatctagaaggaaaaatagaatcttcagtatttgatagaaatgtgaggctctaccttaaaacaacaataatctggaaaaagaactcattacattcgaaaaaaaaaaaaggtagcacagttgatcccctttacaagagacactgatgtaacagacaaacggggataagaggcaccagtgtgcaggctgacatttggcccatcatgcatcaggcactccgtagatgcgcctgtgcagccgggagccctgcagtcaagcatactgagcaagactgttgaccactgtacaatgacacattgccacaaaatttcaaaacttcatttcacagacttctgcaaaagcttcttacactcgtgcatgatttttgcacaagcttctctcattcttgcgtgattttcgtcagaacatataaatgttggaagttgtatgttcccaaaaacatgcacaatacaaatagcatacattaaagtctatcactttatacgtgcatagtgtaacaatgaaaggaaactcacgcatggtttgctccgagccttccccgtgcggtgcctccttgagccttggagagcactgtacagctagagcaaagtagcatcaacccagtgttaatggcaggttaacaagacaacaaaactaacccccatattcataaacactccccgactcgactttcacccttcatttgacagagttgagccctgtgccgctgctcgtttgaaagcgacgctgcgctactcgagtatcacagcagattattgctgacatgcagcaattttctctgcttagagacggcgctcccatcagccatctcaagtgaaggtgaagcgttgagtggagggacgttctagaatacgggggtaagattggttgcaagaacactacaatagacacacttaatttttacacttcatctatattgtacagctacacacattctgcatccttataatgcaacatatacatacaggcttataaagtaaacactgtaggctgctcaaataacacctacacaaaaaaattacacaaaagtggccatgcgcaaagtacttttatttgaaactcacaaaacttttgtggTGATGGAGattaaataagacaggttacgcttggaggcacatgagaccttcgcagctttcataaagtacaaaaaacaatatggtatgtgtgtgtgtatgtatgcatgaagcttcagcctttacatacggtttcttgaaagaatcgactatgaattttatggcacctgtgtccttcagcgcaattgaaagcctgctgatcagtgtgtgcaattgtggaatagttacatggaaaatggcgagaaacacctaaaatcaaatttttctagctaggaaatatgcagctgtgtatacacaacacatgctgcaaacagtgggaggtgaccacaagaatgatttgagtgtaagcggcagtattccacattcatgcaccccgccattttcaactgttgcccaaaagcagcaccacttcagcgtgctacttttttttttacatcataaacagcacggaatacagcggggatgaaaacaacatatgcaattaaattttgagcactatttatggtgcgcatgattgattgatatgtggggtttaacgtcccaaaaccactatatgattatgatagacgccgtagtggagggctccggaaatttagaccacctggggttctttaacgtgcacctaaatctgagcacacgggcctacaacattcccgcctccatcagaaatgcagccgccgcagccgggattcgaacccgcgccctgcgggtcagcagccgagtaccttagccactagaccaccgcggcggggatggtgcgcatgaaaaaaaaaaaaaaaaaaaaataggcctttgtacaacgacgaatgcataatttgccttcacggaccttctgttaggctgcaccacatacagattttttgtggctttcaaaagagatttgaaaaaaaaaaaatgataataaccgtgtttactctcgtcataagcgcactcactaagtcaccctcatttcagtcgccaaaattttgaatttttttttcttccacatattaaacacacaccttacgttcatccgctgaagtcccgcgggctcccccccccccccccttgccgccttcgctggctgccacgtgccattttatttttgtttctatttgttcacggaacgtcccctgtcttttttaattatctcttgtaacatatgtggcattatcttgttcccgaggtgccacaggtgctctgctatgtagatgcaccattaaactagtatttttgatcaactgggcatttctgatgtttaccttgcaagtacgtaaaactggcatgcttcttgatctacgatacacatgtggcttgtctcactttgaaggaaaagtaagcatacaatggtgtaaatgcttagaatttgaaatattgaggcagcagcacaccggagatgatcatatggtaaagaaacaagtgctgccttatccgtcaataaattttgcgagctaaaaaaagtacaaaagcacagcgaggctatgatgtggttcaacctgtggattcgcttcatttatcacgccatatgatgaagcttcctttggtaaaactgctcagataagaaaaaaagtttgctgtccaatacagcaactatacaaagtgtgcacgtgcatctcccagcgccttttcgtcacttccgaaatgcgccaccaacatgcccgggcaccaaccgaatctatcgcctacaactgccctgttgtctcctcgtgcttgcacccgtttagttttgcctcacgatgcaagtttgagaaattatgagctgctagtgaggcaagttgatttagtagtccacgcagagggagcagagcttagggtgtttcttcgctgaaacttataacctgaaattgagaacgcacattgcgattttcctaaaagtaccagcgtatttggctggtgcagattaacaaaagctacttgaagaaactttgcaatatttgcatcttcaggtgcaacttcattacgggtaagtgccatagccaagtatttacctgcaaacagatatagcttaccaagatactgtacatacaaacttgtccgcagttaaaatcatgatggcgaggaaggcggttaaaatcgtgagggcgatcgcggagatttggtattgcattgaaacaaactataaagaatgggaaacaatattagttcactttgaagtatagccgatcggttcaagttgggcgtcaggatttttttttattagtcaattaattctatacacggtctctatcatgttcagtgactccactgtacattagcgtacaacaaaagcaaaatacaaagtgaaaagtgtgttaaagcatacgcgaaaaataaagtgatgactggcattactgcggcacacaccacgcaatgtcgctatctgccttgtataatattttcctcgactatttccgcaaattgcaatcaaagaggctcaagctcaacatcagcactgtttaaaacacttgggggggggcattgctactttggtggcgtaggccgtgacaatatattcataatattatatctcttgtaaacttgcctagctctgcacgactagttttcgatgggagcagctgcgcttcgcacatccactcttaaaattgcggctcgagagattctgagctttcacttgtttttgggccaggtaATTTGTAGTAAAAGCAAGATAATAaaccctcataggttgtggcgggcagccggtgtacgccgtggctggtatatgtgtcgcacatcttgattatctggtcttgtatcgagtgaacgagcgaggcctccctaatccaatgagctcgttaaagtaagacaacaaaaaaccacaatgcttccatatcgttcacagcaacagatgacgagcccccaacaaaccgcactgcagcacgtgaactgccgtaggtacccagggagttacccgggcatggcgggagagggcgacaatggcagaagtgacatcagaagaacactatgtataaaggggacatttaaagacctttttcccatttttaaacttcgtgcactgttctgtcacaatttatagctcagaatagttgtattttgaaaagagCACTAAtttataagcccaatggttcaaggatgggtgcatttagggggcccattctacgttttacttatgcccttcaagaacttgcttacagggccaaagtcctgtttcagaaagaacacgctagtgcgtggccagcagtccgtcaagcattagtgctggtgagatttggaaatgcagcgcatgagcatcctcatctgctacttctctgctcatgctctcggggcttacttgcgaggcacggtccttcacacttttcattttcacacagtaaatcaactgataccaactctgccttccattatttaataaaccaatatttcatggtcacgaggacgagcttaaaatgtttgctacatcagacctgaacagcattttgagtcatcgaaacttgctagttgcagcgagcattatgcaaaaaatatgatgtgctttacggtgacaacttgtaaaacactgcagcaacgattaaaatcatgcattttttgtgctcacaggaaatccctgaagcaggaggcactgggctagataaattgcgcagctaaaatacggatgcgctttccaatgctgtcatgcgtacaggcggagaaatggcagacaaaactgggcgcaccccgattctatgcgcaggcgtcccattcacaagcctcgctgccagttagcacaacatggctcactgtccatgagctcgcttgtttcctgtaacagtggaccatacggtacacctatttaaaaacgagttttcgatgggagcagctgcgcttcgcacatccactcttaaaattgcggctcgagagattttgagctttcacttgtttttgggccaggcaatttgtagtaaAAGCAAGATAATAaaccctcataggttgtggcgggcagccggtgtacgccgtggctggtatatgtgtcgcacatcttgattatctggtcttgtatcgagtgaacgagcgaggccttcctaatccaatgagctcgttaaagtaagacaacaaaaaaccacaatgcttccatatcgttcacagcaacagatgacgagcccccaacaaaccgcactgcagcacgtgaactgccgtaggtacccagggagttacccgggcatggcgggagagggcgacaacggcagaagtgacatcacaagaacactatgtataaaggggacatttaaagacctttttcccatttttaaacttcgtgcactgttctgtcacaatttatagctcagaatagttgtattttgaaaagagCACTAAtttataagcccaatggttcaaggatgggtgcatttagggggcccattctacgttttacttatgcccttcaagaacttgcttacagggccaaagtcctgtttcagaaagaacacgctagtgcgtggccagcagtccgtcaagcattagtgctggtgagatttggaaatgcagcgcatgagcatcctcatctgctacttctctgctcatgctctcggggcttacttgcgaggcacggtccttcacacttttcattttcacacagtaaatcaactgataccaactctgccttccattatttaataaaccaatatttcatggtcacgaggacgagcttaaaatgtttgctacatcagacctgaacagcattttgagtcatcgaaacttgctagttgcagcgagcattatgcaaaaaatatgatgtgctttacggtgacaacttgtaaaacactgcagcaacgattaaaatcatgcattttttgtgctcacaggaaatccctgaagcaggaggcactgggctagataaattgcgcagctaaaatacggatgcgctttccaatgctgtcatgcgtacaggcggagaaatggcagacaaaactgggcgcaccccgattctatgcgcaggcgtcccattcacaagcctcgctgccagttagcacaacatggctcactgtccatgagctcgcttgtttcctgtaacagtggaccatacggtacacctatttaaaaacgaggatagaatgtatataatgcagcatctgatgaagccatgatgatgtgttgctgatgaaatctggaactctagttagtacccttattgttaaccagccgaccgactagcaaaaagatttgcgactgaaatgatggcatctacacctgcccttaaagggacactgaacaaagtttttgccgccgagattttcagccaaagcaaaagattgggccatgaaattcatagacaataataattttaagcagaaactacgaaaacatactgaatttaatgagccttttacaaaatgccgcgtctagctcttagacacggcgttttctaaaaggtcgcgacatttatttttcaagtgtttttttttgttattcaagacaaatctacggtgcattgttcacagaaaacaaaattgcctcggtaagaattctttgcgagcagcttactaattttaaggcaggcgcgttgattcgtgaactgaaggatgcgagtgatcgatcttgcctgctagtggctaggcgacaaaggctttacctcatgtcctggtgtagctaagtcacgcaaatggagcagaaaatgtgcattataatttatttcacctaaatatcacacgtatgtgacttattgccggtgacaggtgatcaggatgaagtcgacaagttgcaaatctgaacaagaattcactcgaatgaaaaaccaacctatactcacgtccacggtgaagtcgaacacgtcgtccgtcaatgttgtcgctgatgcccgaaggaaaagagaagaggacaagcgacggggtcgtctctttctataaagtcggcggaactgccagaacggccaacacaaaaggcatcgggttgacattcctccatctgggcatccgtcgctccacccgggcatgcagctgctactggttctactactatcctcttccacgtgcctcttcccgacattgcagtgttgctgccatactcgcgaacctttttaaattaaagcacgcaatcatgtattatcgtgcgccatactaaacttaaaaacagtgcgccggtacatgagatgacgaagcgcggtccacgccatcacaagagcaattagagaaatgaaacaaagaaaacaaaaatgtataaaatattttgtctcaatacgatccgcaatccagtttcctgcagcggcttttggctctgtatgaacggccaagccagtgccaagccaagcttgcgtccctgatcagctgtttgtttccatcgagaattcaacagtgaactggcaatttgtttagatgatattgcttaAGGGCTTGAAAttaaatatttctctacgtactactgctgtacttttcctctctgtttcctgatcacagtgatgagattgaggaagttacaatttagaaaacagcaagtgcagctcaagcattgctagtatcgctgtttcggtaataaaatgttacaaagattttgccccgcgacctgcttgccgtgttcgagcacccagtagaaatttacggtgccgcgtttgaaagagttgaataaaattgcaacattacgaaagaaaggctctgaagcaacatcgcattttatcaggcctacacctcccacacctagacgagtaaaactcgtcgatattatcttgcaaagctgtgtataatatttaaaacacattctttagcccacgatgaattgttctctcgtgtggcttctccatttggtactgtcatgttaacttacaaaggcaactttccatatttagtctctttagatgttgcaaaagcttgacacgtggtgtgtatgccat
The sequence above is drawn from the Rhipicephalus microplus isolate Deutch F79 chromosome 3, USDA_Rmic, whole genome shotgun sequence genome and encodes:
- the LOC142804171 gene encoding uncharacterized protein LOC142804171 isoform X5; protein product: MPGWSDGCPDGGMSTRCLLCWPFWQFRRLYRKRRPRRLSSSLFLRASATTLTDDVFDFTVDVSIAVQCSPRLKEAPHGEGSEQTMPLLLRILRIQLGIRQQQREVLQEVRQLKHEMSSAKKQGATRRRPSTLLRGGCQGLVIAVGAGSGASEKHLLWSSPMIPTLRVQIIGCSRQLASCPATAARAFTAPLSLCPQRNLTCSGGGLF